From Deferrisoma camini S3R1, the proteins below share one genomic window:
- a CDS encoding PAS domain-containing sensor histidine kinase: MPDAALFSDHHRTMRVLAGVWERTPQALALFTPGGRRIRYANPAFCRLAGTSAAQIQGATLPGVLGKAARPVLSAALRDLQSGQVEAVALDFDVEIPLRPRRRVEGRMEIVPVSEKRRLGALHLWDVTPRHETEDELRGALARLRQVVEGSPYPVIVTDARGVITRFNRGAEALLGFSAAEVVGRRYIQDFYEGNAAREVMERVRDPEHGGEGVLERYEAILITRSRERVPVWLTVHLLYEENGAEAGTVSFIHDLRHVMELERRLEEVQMQLIHADKMASLGKLAAGVAHEINNPLGGILLFGGLLLEDLDFSDPRRSDVDRIVQEARRCKEIVNSLLDFAHQRRRYQEPVDLNAALGQCMELLGGKALFHNIRVRRELSDDLPLVVGNPSQIKQVFTNIVTNAVDAMDGEGELVLRSGCDPDEGTVWVAFTDTGPGMPPGVRQRIFEPFFTTKEPGKGTGLGLSLSYNIMRMHRGDIRVESEPGRGTTFTVVFPVPEEERCEP; encoded by the coding sequence CCGGCACCTCTGCGGCCCAGATCCAGGGGGCGACGCTGCCGGGGGTGTTGGGCAAGGCGGCCCGGCCGGTCCTGTCGGCAGCGCTTCGGGATCTCCAGAGCGGACAGGTCGAGGCCGTGGCGTTGGATTTCGACGTGGAGATCCCCCTGCGGCCCCGGCGGCGGGTGGAGGGGCGGATGGAGATCGTACCGGTCTCCGAGAAACGCCGGCTCGGGGCGCTCCACCTCTGGGACGTCACCCCCCGCCACGAGACCGAGGACGAGCTCCGCGGCGCCCTGGCGCGGCTGCGGCAGGTGGTGGAGGGCTCCCCCTACCCCGTGATCGTGACCGATGCCCGGGGGGTGATCACCCGGTTCAACCGGGGGGCCGAGGCCTTGCTGGGGTTCTCGGCCGCCGAGGTGGTGGGGCGGCGGTACATCCAGGACTTCTACGAGGGCAACGCCGCCCGGGAGGTGATGGAGCGGGTCCGAGACCCGGAGCACGGGGGCGAGGGGGTCCTGGAGCGCTACGAGGCCATCCTGATCACCCGCAGCCGCGAGCGGGTGCCGGTGTGGCTCACGGTGCACCTGCTGTACGAGGAGAACGGGGCCGAGGCCGGCACCGTGAGCTTTATCCACGACCTTCGCCACGTGATGGAGCTGGAACGCCGGCTGGAAGAGGTGCAGATGCAGCTCATCCATGCCGACAAGATGGCCTCGCTGGGTAAGCTCGCGGCCGGCGTGGCCCACGAGATCAACAACCCCCTGGGCGGCATCCTGCTGTTCGGGGGGTTGCTGCTGGAGGATCTGGACTTCTCGGACCCCCGCCGGTCCGACGTGGACCGGATCGTCCAGGAGGCCCGCCGGTGCAAGGAGATCGTGAACTCGCTGCTGGACTTCGCCCACCAGCGCCGGCGGTACCAGGAGCCCGTGGATCTGAACGCGGCCCTGGGCCAGTGCATGGAGCTGCTGGGCGGCAAAGCGTTGTTCCACAACATCCGGGTGCGGCGGGAGCTGTCGGACGATCTGCCCCTGGTGGTGGGCAACCCCAGCCAGATCAAGCAGGTGTTCACGAACATCGTCACCAACGCGGTGGACGCCATGGACGGGGAGGGGGAACTGGTCCTACGGTCGGGCTGTGACCCGGACGAAGGGACGGTGTGGGTAGCGTTCACCGACACCGGGCCCGGCATGCCCCCTGGCGTGCGCCAGCGGATCTTCGAGCCGTTTTTCACGACCAAGGAGCCCGGCAAGGGCACGGGTCTGGGGCTCAGCCTGTCCTACAACATCATGCGGATGCACCGGGGCGACATCCGGGTGGAGTCGGAGCCGGGCAGGGGGACCACCTTCACCGTGGTGTTTCCGGTTCCCGAGGAGGAGCGGTGCGAACCCTGA